A DNA window from Alligator mississippiensis isolate rAllMis1 chromosome 11, rAllMis1, whole genome shotgun sequence contains the following coding sequences:
- the LOC132243712 gene encoding olfactory receptor 2K2-like gives MKEPFVGHDEESLWGNSTSVSEFILLGFSSQPKTQLLLFVLFLTIYLATLFGNSLLITLVINDSRLHTPMYFFLANLSFVDIGYTTTTVPQMLVHLFSTKKSISYTACVVQMYIFLCLGIIECILYAVMAYDRYVAICHPLRYTVIINRSVYVKMAISSWVSGFLSATIHTGFTMRLPYCSFSEINHFFCKVPAILKLACADTRLTEQVTLLMAVILLLTPLSLILISYVFILEAILRISSAEGRFKAFSTCTSHITVVTLFYGTAMFMYVRPASSYSPERDKTFSLLYNVVSALLNPLIYSLRNKEVKGAVLKMTGKTDH, from the exons ATGAAAGAGCCCTTT GTCGGACATGATGAGGAATCTCTCTGGGGGAACAGCACCTCGGTGTCGGAGTTCATCCTGCTGGGGTTCTCCAGCCAGCCCAAgacgcagctgctgctgtttgtgctctTCCTAACTATCTACCTGGCGACCCTCTTTGGGAACAGCCTCCTCATCACACTTGTCATTAATGACTCCCGTcttcacacacccatgtacttctttctGGCCAACCTTTCCTTTGTAGACATCGgctacaccaccaccactgtaccCCAGATGCTGGTCCAcctcttctccacaaagaaaagtATTTCCTATACTGCCTGTGTTGTGCAGATGTACATCTTCCTTTGTCTGGGGATAATTGAATGTATACTCTATGCTGTAATGGCCTATGACCGGTATGTGGCCATTTGTCACCCTCTGCGATACACGGTCATCATAAACAGGTCAGTTTATGTCAAGATGGCCATCAGCTCCTGGGTATCTGGCTTCCTCTCTGCAACGATTCACACAGGCTTCACCATGAGGTTGCCCTATTGCAGCTTCAGTGAAATCAATCACTTCTTTTGCAAGGTGCCAGCCATCTTGAAGCTGGCCTGTGCAGACACACGCCTCACTGAGCAGGTGACCCTTTTGATGGCAGTTATACTACTCCTCACCCCACTGTCTTTGATCCTAATCTCCTATGTATTCATCCTGGAAGCCATCCTGAGGATCAGCTCAGCTGAGGGGAGGttcaaagccttctccacctgcacctcacaCATCACTGTTGTGACTCTCTTCTATGGTACCGCCATGTTCATGTACGTGCGCCCAGCCTCCAGCTACTCACCCGAGCGGGACAAAACGTTTTCCCTCTTGTATAATGTTGTGTCTGCCCTCCTGAATCCTcttatctacagcctgaggaacaaggaggtcaaAGGAGCCGTACTCAAAATGACGGGCAAGACGGACCACTGA